The proteins below are encoded in one region of [Limnothrix rosea] IAM M-220:
- the rpsD gene encoding 30S ribosomal protein S4, whose amino-acid sequence MARYRGARLRITRRLGELPGLTRKSARREYPPGQHGQGRRKRSEYAIRLEEKQKLRFNYGVSEKQLIRYVRKARRATGSTGQAILQQLEMRLDNTIFRLGMAGTIPAARQLVNHGHILVNGRRVDIASYQCRPGDVITVRDRDRSRKLVEANMEFPGLANIPSHLEFDKPTLTGKVNGIIEREWVALQINELLVVEYYSRMA is encoded by the coding sequence ATGGCTCGTTATCGTGGAGCACGTCTACGTATTACCCGTAGACTAGGTGAATTACCGGGTCTAACCCGTAAAAGCGCGCGTCGGGAATATCCACCCGGACAGCATGGCCAAGGCCGTCGTAAGCGTTCTGAATATGCGATTCGTCTGGAAGAAAAGCAGAAGTTGCGCTTTAACTATGGCGTTTCTGAGAAGCAACTGATTCGTTATGTCCGTAAGGCGCGTCGTGCGACTGGTTCTACGGGTCAGGCGATTCTACAACAGTTGGAAATGCGTCTGGACAATACGATCTTTCGTCTAGGTATGGCTGGTACTATTCCTGCGGCGCGTCAATTGGTTAACCATGGTCACATTTTGGTTAATGGTCGCCGTGTTGATATTGCGAGTTATCAATGTCGTCCGGGTGATGTTATTACTGTTCGTGATCGCGATCGCTCTCGTAAGCTTGTGGAAGCGAACATGGAGTTTCCGGGCTTAGCGAATATTCCTAGTCACCTTGAGTTTGATAAGCCGACTTTAACCGGTAAAGTCAATGGCATTATTGAGCGTGAGTGGGTTGCTTTGCAGATTAACGAATTGCTTGTGGTTGAGTATTATTCTCGTATGGCGTAA
- a CDS encoding hybrid sensor histidine kinase/response regulator, whose product MTKILVVDNYSETSEKLCEVLQQESFQVLVASSGSVAVSLLEQELPDLILCNVDVFPVEGLDFLCVVRERPETLMTPFIFLSSKISESNRRTGMNLGADDYVALPFDPQRLIETVNYRLSRHQVFEQQSSWRLEELRRNLTVALPHELRTPLQGIITSSELLSEYWQTLEQDEIIEITQNISLSADRLNRLIQKFLVYFKLDLVVSDPQEREGWHFGSVSTSPVLIRSIGNKVARRYERVNDLFCGLCEATIAISEKWFMLLMEEVIDNAFKFSQPAMVKNMTGTAVHITTSIEGDRWVCRIQDQGRGLSEEDIAHIGAYMQFDRLQYEQQGTGLGLAIAERIVKIYNGTMTIDSTVNEGTLLTISLPMQDAIEVEDNFLIG is encoded by the coding sequence GTGACAAAAATTTTGGTCGTTGATAATTATTCTGAAACTTCGGAAAAACTTTGTGAAGTGCTACAACAGGAGTCTTTTCAGGTGTTGGTAGCGAGTAGTGGGAGTGTTGCTGTATCGCTCTTGGAGCAAGAGCTGCCGGATTTGATTCTTTGCAATGTTGATGTTTTTCCTGTGGAGGGACTGGATTTTTTGTGCGTGGTACGGGAGCGACCTGAAACGTTAATGACTCCTTTTATTTTTTTGTCTTCAAAGATCTCTGAATCTAATCGCCGTACTGGAATGAATTTGGGGGCGGATGACTATGTTGCTTTGCCTTTTGATCCTCAGCGATTAATTGAAACGGTGAATTATCGGTTGTCGCGACATCAAGTTTTTGAACAACAAAGCTCTTGGCGCTTGGAGGAGTTGCGGCGGAATTTGACGGTTGCGCTACCCCATGAATTGAGGACACCGCTCCAGGGGATTATTACGTCTTCGGAGTTGTTGAGTGAATATTGGCAAACGTTAGAACAGGATGAGATTATTGAAATTACGCAAAATATTAGTCTGTCTGCTGATCGCCTGAATCGTCTCATTCAAAAGTTTTTGGTTTATTTCAAGCTTGATTTGGTTGTGAGTGATCCGCAGGAGCGGGAAGGGTGGCATTTTGGTTCTGTTAGTACAAGCCCGGTGTTAATTCGCTCGATTGGTAATAAGGTCGCTCGGCGGTATGAAAGGGTCAATGATTTGTTTTGTGGGCTGTGTGAAGCGACGATCGCCATTTCTGAGAAGTGGTTCATGCTTCTGATGGAAGAGGTGATTGATAATGCTTTTAAGTTTTCGCAGCCGGCAATGGTAAAAAATATGACGGGAACTGCTGTGCATATTACTACGTCTATTGAGGGCGATCGCTGGGTTTGTCGGATCCAAGATCAAGGCCGGGGTCTTTCTGAGGAAGATATTGCTCATATTGGTGCTTATATGCAGTTTGATCGTTTGCAGTATGAACAACAGGGCACGGGTCTGGGCTTGGCGATCGCCGAACGTATTGTAAAAATTTATAATGGAACGATGACGATTGATAGTACCGTTAACGAGGGCACTCTGCTCACAATTTCTTTGCCTATGCAAGACGCCATTGAGGTTGAAGACAACTTTTTAATTGGCTAG